In the genome of Diabrotica undecimpunctata isolate CICGRU chromosome 2, icDiaUnde3, whole genome shotgun sequence, the window CAATTTACTCTTGGGCCGAACACGAAATGAAAAAGTCTTCGAATTAAATAGCCTCTGCAGTATTTGAAGAACTTGAGTGCAGATCTAAATCTGGTTACTTTGAAGGAAAAGACACCTTAAGGATGGTAGCTGATGGGTGTCCAGGCCAAAACAAGAATACTATTGTATTAACGATGTGCATTTCTTGGCTGCACAGGACTAAAACTTCAATCACGACAGTGGAGCTTGTGTTTCCTGTTACCGGTCACTCATATATGCCTAGTGATAGAATTTTTGGTGGCATAGAACGAAGTTTAAAGAAAAGAGATACAATTGTGCAGCTTGAAGAGTATCATTCAGAATTTAGTAAGCATGGGACAGTCAAACTTTTAGGAAAAGACTGGACCAACCAAGATTGGAAGTCAGAAGCTAAAAACTGTGTTAAAGACCCAAAAAATCttcatttcaaaatttcacaAGTCAAAAAGTTAATTCTGACCAAGAAACAAAAGTCAGTAACTGTCAGTGGCGAACAAAACTATAGTTTCCCAATTAATTCAAGTTTGAGTGTCATGAGACTAGGGAAAAAAGTGTGGAATATAAACCCAACTGAACTTACGCTTGGAGTCAAAGTGAATGCGTTAAAAATTAAAGACGTGCGGGTTTTATTACAAAAACATTATGGTGAAAAATGGAGTGAAATGGAAAATGTGAAATGGTATCACGAAGTGATAAACAATAATGAAATGATGCCTGAAAATCCACTTCCTGAATGTGAGTGCTCAAATAATGCAGACTGTGATGAAGTCATGGAAGTCAACCAAGTTGTAGTGGACTTTTGATTCAGAATTATTGTAAGAGTCAGATATTGTCCACCGATCAAGCAGGTATCTAAAGAACTTTTGTAGTTAGTGTATTGATCGGATcgggtttttaaattttattgaaaaatattgtattagcccaataaattaatatttgtaacacatatttcaactttttttattttcaccaAAAAAATCTTCAGTATATTACTGCTGACTTAAGATATCAGCGACACCATCAGCAATATTTTTGGTGACAAAAACGTCTATCTCCACATGTTGGTTACAAACACGGCCAACTCCATATTTCAACGTTAAATATCCCTTTAACTACAGTAAAAAgcataaatattattattccaaGATGCTCTGGAAATCATTattaatcaacaaaaaaaaattcaactgTACCCATTGTGTGGAAgtagtttaaacagttttttaccTATACTGAAAATTTTGCTAAATGGAGTTGGCCATCTTTGAAACCAGGCTACAGAATTACATTCTGACAATCGTTAAACTGGTTGCATACCTAGTAATTAGTGTATTTGCAACCTGCTGTTAACAATACCAAAAAAGAAGATTACGGTAAGTTGACAGCTAGTTGTAAGCGCATGGAGGAGAAGCGATGACGTGTTTCCGGAAATAAGGTTACTTTCGGACAGGTGGTGAAGAATAGAACATGGCGGTGTAACAAAAATAAGTAATTCCGATTTTATCTTGGCCGTCCGATTTTTGGAAAATAATGATTAATGTGCCGTacataatttacaataaaaaatttactagtgcattgtcttggtgaaagagcacttttttgcgttccaaaccggggcgttttcgacgcaattctgcatcgaatcgatccaataatcctgcgtagtactcaccattgattgttttttctttttctaagtagtcgatgtggatgatgcccttcgcatcccagaaaacagtcgccatcacttttccagccgaatgtgcactctttgccttcttcggcggcccttcgccgcgtttgcaCCACTGTTTCGAATGTTCTTTGGTatccggtgtgtaataatgcacccaggtttcatcaatgGTGATAAATCTtcgaaaaaaatccttcggatcgcgccgtatcatcgccaacAGCGTCTCCAAAGTGGTCAcatgtttttgcatttgatcgattgtcagcaaatgcggcacccatcgcgcaggtagtttttttttgtataaataatggtgaatgatgttgtgtacgtgTTCGTAGTAAATGTTTAGGagccagtagcgcacctagaatttgcctctgggggggggttttggttggtcaccaaaaattttttttcattttgagtccttaaaatgtgtaagtaacagtgtcggaagagggtcctggggggggggtttaacccccaaaaccccccccccctcggtgcgccactgttAGGAgctctattaactcgcggagcttaattcgacgatctgccataatcatgtcatgtaCAGTGTTGATCATTttcggcgtggtgacttcatttggcctcccgggacgctcatcatcaaaaacactgcTACGACCACGAAtattgcacattcgttttaccatTTTTGTgaaggaacttaatcaccgaacgatactcgactttttccatttctccgaaaacacaaaatttgcttgctttgacggctgtaaaaaccaaactaattgtttttaaaacttaaaattttgacagacgtcatgtcatgaatggcaaatgtcaacaccgaaaccaattcggtatcaagtagcgccatctatcaaaggctagtttaataccAATCTATCTTCGTAATAAAAGAAAACTTTGTAGTTGACTTACGGAGCGAAAAccttgaccatgacaaggagaacagtgcAAAAGCTGGGTATGGTTCAAATTACGATGGAGCGTGCCATGTTAGCCGTTTCACTGCGAGACAAGATCTCAAACCGCCAGCTACGATGAAGATCAGAAGTAGCTGATGCTGTAGAGAGAATAGCAACACTGATGTGGAACTGGGCatgtcacgtggctcgaatgacagataacagataggcaaagcggatactggaacaGAGACTAAGAGATGATGCCTACTGAAGCAGAGATCGTCCACTAACACGTTGGACTGActatctaaaacgttgtcataggagtTGGATACAAGAAGCACATGATCGAAACAGATGGAAACTTGTGAAGGAgatctatatccagcagtggacaagCGAATATTGAATAATGATTCCAAAAATAAAATGGGTGTAACCATTATATTTGGCACTCGGAGTGAGAATCATATCTCAGGACCATTAAAGCAGCTATAATTATAGAACAATTGTTTCATTTATGTTTTATACTTTAGGTTTGTGACATAAGTGGTCTTTTCAACTATTTTAGCACAATTGGAAAAGCACAATTTTAGGATACGATCAAATTGATTTACCAAGTGAGAGCTTTCATTTGAAACATACTTTGAGTTACAACTGTGTTTTCCATATTCCATTAAATTGAGATGGCCGAAGAGGATTTTCAGAAGACTGCATTTAACTTTGAAAATGGCTACTATGATTACCTGAGAATTCCATTCGGACTCAAAAATTGCACTCTCaacattccagagagtaatggagaacGTATGAAAAGGACTTACAAGAAAAATATGTCTAGTCTACATGGAGgacattattgtattttcaacctcTCTTCAAGAACACATCGTAAATCTTAAGAAGATTTTGAAAAATTAAgagaaaaaagatttaaaatacaAGTTGACACGTGTCAATTCCTTAAGAAAAACTAATGCTATAAAAATATAAGAATTACCACTAATACATTATACAAAGAAcattattgtttataaatactaaaataattaactaaaaacgcctaaataggtttttttaaaattaaataggttttctatacatatattatttgtagattttaaacaccGTACTTTCAAAACAAAAGTTACAGTATCAACTATTCTGTAGGTTTCAGCATGGCCAGTTCAAAATTTACACCGATAacattcttattaaattttgttgtaatCTGTCAAAGTGTTATACAAAGTAACTGATATGGCAACCGTGTTAGTATGACGTTTCGCTTGAAGCGTTTCGAACGACCCGAAGGTAATGCTATCTGTCGATGATAAATATTAAAACCGATGTTTCAGATGGAATTTTTCAGTTCAAGATATCAAGATAGTTCtggtttaacgagatttttcatatgtttaggaaaaaatatgcaacgttttattgcaaatattgtccactttttcagttttatatatgttgttcttaaaattttgtccggtttcttaccggtagctttattataagccggaacatattattttttcctactgTGGCAAAACTGtacattcaaaaattttcaaaaaattcataagtatttcttatgattatatctttatgctgtaagaaaattaacaaaattttatgtttggttttcccgctttatacttaaaaaaagtagtttttttgggttttttcgAAAACTAAAACATAAAGTTGGctcaaaatttgtcaaaatacttcttGTTGTCACATATACCTtcacaaattttttcaaattttttgaatgtgTAGTTTGTCTTTTGGGGTGTGCAGATCAACCAAAgagatatataaataaaaaaaataaacaaaattttttatcatttatttaacaaaaataacacatactatatataaataataatttagtaAAGCAGTCTTAAGCATCCCCACTCCCAGTCTGTCCGCTACTTCCCTGTCCGTGTTGGTTCCTTCTAGTCCACAAAAATCCCTTCTGCTGAAAGTAATCCTCGATTTCACTTAAGCTTTTCGACCTCGTCTCCGGCAAAGTTAAATATAAGAACAAACAAGCCACAAGTGAGGTCCCTCCGAAAATCCAGAAAACTCCAGAAATGCCTACAACACTTCTCACTAAAGGAAAAACTTTAGCGACACCAAACAGGGCAAAATTGAAGAACATAAAAGTCAGGCCGCCGGACAACCCTCGTATCTTAGCCGGGAACAATTCGCCCAATAAAACTCCGGGGAGTATTAGGAATCCCAAGGTATTAGTTGCCACGTAGATTAGTACGAAAAGGGCTGGGACGTAGTTGAGCCCTTGGCAGTTCTGATGTAAAAACGTGGCGAGAAAAAGGGCTGAGAGGGCAGTCCCCAAGCCGGACGTCAATGCCAGCGCTCTGCGGCCGATAAAGGTGAGGAGAAAACTGCCCATTATCGAGAAAACAAAACGGACGCACGCAGTCAGGATCGCCACCATAAAATGATCGACTTTTTGAGGCCCCTGAATGTGCTGTAAAATATCTACAGCATAGAATACGATAAGATACGTGCCGGATAATAGCTGAagtatgttaaatatatttataataattagagGTTTCAGAACTTCCGGTTGGAAGAGGGTGGTGATATTTACTTTTATCTGTGACTTTTTTTCTGCTTCTAGTCGATCGATGAGATGCTGCATTTCTTGTTTCgcctaaaataaacaaatgttatagTAAAAGTATTTTTCAGATTGATTTAGTCACGTTTTTAGAGAGTGATAAagacaaatatttattatataaatttttcaCATTCACTTTGCCACCACTTTTATTTTTAAGCATTGGCAAGTCATACATGAAACTGAATCTTTACGACATGTGACTACATATGATATATGTTTACTTAAAGACTTTCACGAACCATAGAGCTAGAATCTTAAGGTATAACGTAGTAGATATTGAGCGAGTTACGTGAAATACTGTGATTCACGACGTGAACGTGAGCAATGGAGTACGAGCATGATTCACGATTGGACGCTCCACGCCCATTTCATCTCAGTAACTAAGACACCACTGACATTATGTGGCTATATTCTTGGACCCAAATTTTAACCCTCAACTGGCGTTGTCTGGTCAGCCGGACCCCCAGTACTTTTTTAAATCCATGTAAAACTTGCAAATTTAGCATTTATGCCTGGCGGTGCCATCTACCTTCACTCGTAAGCCACTCCATATACGCACGTAAACTGTGATTCTGTATTGCTCTGAATAGCCAGCGGTAAAGTTCATTTGGGGTCTGTGTGGAACGACGACGCTGATAGTGTTTTATTTCTGAAATGGCAGGTTCTTCCAAAATAGTGTATTTTGGAGAGCTTACTTTTGATGAAAGTGTAAGGCGGTGGTATGATGAATTAGAAAGCGAGTTTAGTGATTATGAGGACTACAACGACAAAGATTTTTCTCCAGAAAGTGACCATAACTCTGATTCTGAGATGGAAGATCAGGGGGACAATGCTAAAACACAAGAAAGTCAGGCTATAGGTGAAGAAGAAGAGGGGCTAGAAACAACAAatgaaaagttttattttggtaaaaattaATACAAGTGGTCTGCTGTTCCGGCTAATCCAGATTTCAATattagaacaaaataaaaacacaatctGGTAAAAGTTCTTCCGGGGTTAAAAGGACATGCAAAATGTGGTGATGTCTCTGATCCCATAAAATTATGATAAAACAGaactgagaaaactaacaaaggAAGAATTTACAGCGTTTCTCGCTATCTTGAATTACTCTGCAGTTTATAAGCCATATGATGACGACTTTCAAGAAATATTTGCAACAGATGGAACGGGACGAGACATATTCAGATCTATTATATCTTTGAAAAGAGTATTTGTGTTGCTCGCATGTCTAAGGTTTGTTGACTGAATAGTtagtgtaaatattttattgcttttgttttagGTTTAACAATGCAGATGATCGAGAAGAACGTAAAACTAATGATCGAACTGCAGCAGTATCTTGGTTATTTAAgcgttttgtaaaaaaaatgtaaaaaaagcaTGTTGTATCGACGAAATATTGATAGAATTTGGATAGAAACTATGTTCTGCTGTCAGAAAACCTTGAAAAATAAGCAATGAACTTTCTAAGGTAAGTGAGGTAAGACAGGTGAACGTTAAGGCATCAGTAAAGGTTATGCTAGTGTTATGCCCTTGCCTTACAATCGATGTCCAATTTAAATGATTCTCGAGGCAATATTCCCACGGCCTGGCGTCAGGAGTAACCTCACCGTACCTCAGGTGGGTGTTCAATAACCCAATAGAGCATTCGATGATAGACGAGATTCCACATAAACGGCTCTGAAGTCATGACATGTTAACATTCTTGCAACGAGAAAGGTCTAGAAGCATGGGCATACACTATATAGGGAATAATTAAAATCGTAGAGTTAATTTGAATTATAAACTGGTATTGTTAAGCCATAAATAAATGTATATTATAGATGAAGTAATTGCGTTTTagtgttattgtaaaaaaaataaaataagtgttaGAAGATTGTGAAGAATCAGTGTAGTAAAAACTATTTTAGAATCCCAATTTACGAACAAAGATTATTATGATCAAAACAGTCTAAGAAAACGTCGGAGAACTGACGAATGCTTTGCCTCCACATCTGCATCATCTTTATCAAtgtttttgatgaatttaaagaTTCCTCAGACAAAAGGAATATCCATAAGACCGATGTTGAAATAGAGTTATACTTACGACCAAAGATTCAACCAAATgtggatgtttaaaataattatacctTTATTTTATTTCCTCCTCTTAGCCAAATTAGGGCTTTTTTAGCATCTTCTAGTTTCTCTTGCCTTGTTAACCATACAGGGCTCTCTGGTAGAAAGAAGAATACCAACAGTGATGCTACAGGCAGGATAGTACTAGATACTGAAAAAGCCATAATAATATAACCAAACTAGAAACACtttatatttaattttcattataaaattttagaagttatacttctatacgcgcgctccacgttggaaatttgtatgggagtgaatctgtgaaataattacatatgtaagataatgagtaagagagagacagaagatatattttctctctcttcctctctcgagaataaaaatgttccttttgtatatataattgattattatatatattatataaagatatatatacatataatattatacatataataaaatatttattaatattataatttatgtgatatgttttgtattatttattaaatgttcataattatattattcttttgtatttcaaaataatattctcaataaatcactgtgtGATCCAGAAcggtcaattttgaaatatatttgtgTTACGTCCTCGGTATTGTAGTAGTCAGTATACCCGcatgtcacgcgggagaccggggttcgattcccagtcgaggaggacttttttgttaatattattacattattgtcatttttaaatacttatggatattgaattattatttgtattgtattattatatggaattatgttgcactgtattgtagtgtatttttttatgtatattattgtcatttttaaatacttattaatatGGCAGTTTAATTTATACTGTATTATTTTAGGtctaaattttggtattttaaatatcattttaccgttttctaaaataaaattagaagactTTTCTAACAACGAAAAACAAACTTGTACTAAATATAAGCAAAAGCTCAGCTCGTATATGGAACTTGCTTTGCTAAAAGACAGTTCAAATCGAGAAAAGCATATCTACAATAATACTCATAACATTTTATGCCCAAACACAAATGCTGAACAAGATGAAAACataattgtattattatattaataacaaaataaacaatgaattttactgcagagtatgtgtaaaaaaaaatttgcattcaactcctttcatacatatatgaaaataaaaatatacattttcatcaaaatattgattcaatccttcattgttagtaagttgttattaattctgtttctctttctgatatgtcttacctatagaattacatatgtaatgattgtgcagattgactcccaaataaatttgtaatggcgaatgcgtgtatagaagtgtaacttccaccggtagtcccactggactgccacacccgtttttttcttGGTAAAATATGACACTTAACAAGTAAAAGTAATTAAAAAGGTAATAGAATTAACCATCAATATATTGGAGAAATGTATAAGTCTTGTTTCGTACATAATCACTTAATATCCAGTTATTTACttatgaattattatattttccgATTCTGTTCTTATATTTATTCTGATATAATATAgaataatggtggtcgacagattccacactcTGTAACTGACTAACATGTAACAGaaataccagatagtggacagttttgtctatctcgggtctagtataactaacgatggttACTGTAAAGCAGAAGTTCGGAGAGATTTGCTTGCTTTGATAAAGCAGAAAATTTGGAAAGAtagatctatctctcaaaatatcaagatgagactggtgaatgcccttgtattcttAATATTTCTATACGGAGCAGAGACATGGATTCTTCGCGGACGCgagcgccaaaaaattgatgcTTTTGAGATGTCGTGCTAGAGAAGAATGCtgtgcataccttggacagctcataggacaaacgtttccattctaaactaacttgagattaaaaaaaggctgtccAAAAAAAGAACCAAACGCCAAAAACGACTGGATGATACCAGATATTATACAGCttataagaaaagaaaaataaaagcaaatgAAGAAAGTAGAGAAACAAAGATCAagaaaattactatttaaatggaaataagccacaattaaaggttaaagtacgtttattgacgtttcaatttccactttgttttttcaatgtttgtattttgagaacgatttccgaagtggaaattgaaacgtcaataaacgtactttaacctttagttgtggcttattcccatttaaatattaattactttaaaatgccacaagaaaatagcttcagaacaatataaagatcAAGGAAGCTAAAGAACGCTGGATGAATGAAATATACCACGACGATCACATTCTCGATAAATGgttaaaatatatcttttaccCTTACCCAAGACAAATAATCCTAAATATTGCGATGAATACCGATTAATTAGCCTCATGAGCTACACTTTAAAAATACTACTCAAAAGTTATTCAACAGCgtgtatataaaaaatgtgaagaacaattagaCAAGACAcggtttggatttagaggtggaatgGTAACAAGAGAGGTATTGTGAGTAAAGACAGTACCATTAAAAAAATGCAGGGAATATAATAAAAACGTAATCATATGTTATATAGATTtccaaaaagcgtttgacagagttcaacatagTAAACTTATACATGCTTTGAAACACGTAGGTACATCTAGATCtcaaagatattaatttaatcaaaaatctatACTACAATCATGGGAAAGAACGGATGGTGTAACGATTCGagggagcatcattaataacataagacTTGCAGACGATACTGCAATAATATAAGACGATTTagaaattcttatagaaatcatttacAGAGAAAGCAAAAACATTGGACTACATCTATACTAAAAATCATGATGATCTAGAAATCCCCTGTTCACAACATACATCTGACATTGGAGGGAAAGCCGTTAGAGAGGGTCGACAAGTATAAATACCTCGAAGCGATTATAAACTCACAGTTAGATCAAGATAAGGAGATGAAGGTCAGAATTGAAATAGCtcgaaaaggatttataaaataaaagttaatgtTTACAAATATAAAATCGAGTATGGCTATTAGATTAAGGTTCATCGAATTTTATgcatggtcgcaactgctatatgagCTAGAAGCTGGGAATCTGAAAGCCCAATCTATAAAAACTTTGAGGTATTCGAAATGTGGCTGTATAGGCGTATTcgtaaaattccttggactgcaagtctcaaacgaagaagtgttcAAACGAATCGCACATGGTAGAAAGcttataaacacaaataaaataataaaaacatcgtatctgggccacatacatCAAAACGATAAATACTTTCTTCGTCagaagacggcacaataagaagttTGCTTATAACCGAAAGTTGTTTTCGAAAACAATCAGATCCAATAAATTTATGAAAAAATGGAAAGGGAAGCCGATCCCTCATAGGGATAGAGGCACAGCGAATGCACACGAGAGACCAACAAACCTTCCTAACTGTTTTCCACTAAAGTGGTAAGAGTACAAAGGTGCCCTCTACTTTGATGGCAATTACCGAAAACTAATCTACGTAAAAATCTTACCTGCAACATATCTCCATGGTAGTAACGATCCCAGTGCGTAAACTAGAAGAATTCCAAATGAATAGCTTGCCAAGGGCACACTTGAAAATAAACCTCTAAGGCGTGGTTCTGATATTTCTCCGATCAAAACCTGAAAACAAACAGCGCTTTCGTAAATACCAAATAATCCTCGAAGACGTAGTTTTAATATTTCTCCGATCAAGACGAAGTTTAAAGAGTGGTGACAATAAACAGAGTTTTTATAAACATCAATGCGCAAGTGTCTTCCAGTTGTTTCAACTACTAGATGTTGGTcggaatatattttaaatgtggGATATACTCTAATATTTTCTACTTGgctttaaaattataaatttaatattaatatccaGTTTATTATCGATCTCATTAATCGAGTATTGCATGTGTATTAATGAAAATCTTTGTTTAATATTGCGGTGTAGGGGAAGTGGGGAGGTGGAGGAGGTGGGTAGAAAACGTTCAGGTTTTCCAACTTGCCTGATTTTCTGTAGGAGTTTTCTATATCTTAGTGgatatattcctgttatttaacATTAACCAATGCATCCAATGGCTACGCGTCAaagagacttcttcttcttcttcagtgccttatccggtccggatgttggcgatcatcaaggctatcatggttttgttgactgctctgcgaaacagctccgctgaagtcatcccaaaccattgtcggagatttttcaaccacgagatacgacggcgtctcggtcctcttctgccaaaaaAGAGACTTCGTGGACGTGAATGTAGGATTTATTGGTAAACTGGATTTTATTTCCAGAACCTCCAACTTATCTTCGGGATCAGTGGACATTGCTCATAGTTTTGTTGTAGAGTAAGCATCTATAAACCACACTGCCTTGAAGATCCAACATCAACATTTAATTACCTTTATAGAACTTTATAGAacatttaaaattcaaaattttccCCTAGAATTAAGTCTAAAGCCTAAAGAGTATGGATTCCCCTAGAATTTTggagataccatggaccgatcatattacgaacgaaatggtgttgcacagaatggaaagagatagagaacttttgaccaccattaaaaggcgaaagacagcatatttggagcacatacttagaaatggtACGAGTTTTTGCAGctgattcatcatcatcagtagctcgacaaccctttctgggtcctggcttgttctaggattttccgccattctgttctgttccttgctttgtttttccagttggtaatcttaagtgttttcagatcttgctccacttgttccatgtatctaagtttgggtcttccctttgaccttcttcctactggtgtttgtctcataatatgttttggtgtttcagtctccaacattagttcaacatggcccatccagcgcagacgtccgatctttatggatgttatgatctcgggttcgttgtatggtgtgtacagttcaaagttatatcttctgcgccatatgtcattttcctttacccccttatatatgtgtctaaggatttttcgttcaaatgtgcctaataggttttcatcgcttttcgatagtgtccatgtctctgatccatatacaaggaccggttttatcagggtcttgtatattttgcatttggtgcttcttgtgatgttgttagatcttagatgtttaattagtccattatatgttttattagcgatatgtattcttctcttaacttcttcgctgacattgttatctgcgataactagtgaacctaggtatgtaaaatttttcacgctttcgatgttatagtctcctattgtcagattctgtaggtttctttggcctgttgatttactgaccttcatgtatttggtttttatttcattaatgtttaggccactgttttgtgccgctctttctatcgcattaaatgcttctatcatctctctttcgcttctggctatgatatcaacatcatctgcaaatgccaatatttgtgcCAAGgacttttgactccctaattattttctctaatgtgatgttgaatagaatacaggatagggcatctccctgtcgtaggcccgttctcaca includes:
- the pippin gene encoding facilitated trehalose transporter Tret1-2 homolog → MKVSNVCTEKFAGSEDDNLLHKDFEAISKKEKAMQRRKEVLAQVFVTSAVMLSAASCGMPVGYSAVLLPQLKFMNDSMQIDDEMGSWIASIHSAATPLGSLLSGILMERCGRKLALQIASMPLIFGWFLIAFSLNHAILLLGRLIAGFSAGLTAAAGQVLIGEISEPRLRGLFSSVPLASYSFGILLVYALGSLLPWRYVAVSSTILPVASLLVFFFLPESPVWLTRQEKLEDAKKALIWLRGGNKIKAKQEMQHLIDRLEAEKKSQIKVNITTLFQPEVLKPLIIINIFNILQLLSGTYLIVFYAVDILQHIQGPQKVDHFMVAILTACVRFVFSIMGSFLLTFIGRRALALTSGLGTALSALFLATFLHQNCQGLNYVPALFVLIYVATNTLGFLILPGVLLGELFPAKIRGLSGGLTFMFFNFALFGVAKVFPLVRSVVGISGVFWIFGGTSLVACLFLYLTLPETRSKSLSEIEDYFQQKGFLWTRRNQHGQGSSGQTGSGDA